A region from the Enterobacter roggenkampii genome encodes:
- a CDS encoding YfeC-like transcriptional regulator, giving the protein MIKERMTPEELALLTGYSRQTINKWVRKEGWITSPKPGVQGGKARLVHVNEKVRDFIRSARRASETSDMAEGTSHNSSLHTLLLTLADEMTPEEQKQMTSLLLREGITGLLQRLGIRDRD; this is encoded by the coding sequence ATGATCAAGGAACGAATGACGCCAGAAGAGTTAGCCCTGCTCACTGGCTATAGCCGACAGACCATCAATAAATGGGTACGCAAAGAGGGTTGGATTACGTCACCAAAACCTGGCGTTCAGGGCGGGAAAGCGCGACTGGTACATGTGAACGAAAAAGTCCGCGACTTTATCCGCAGCGCACGTCGGGCAAGCGAAACGTCCGATATGGCAGAAGGTACCAGCCATAACAGTTCGCTTCACACCCTACTCCTGACGCTGGCTGATGAAATGACGCCGGAAGAGCAGAAACAGATGACATCGCTGTTATTGCGGGAAGGGATCACCGGATTGTTGCAACGTTTAGGGATTCGCGATCGGGACTGA
- a CDS encoding DUF2502 domain-containing protein produces MFRSLILAAVLLASAPLIATAGEITLLPSVKLQIGDRDDYGRYWDGGYWRDRDYWHRHYEWRGDRWWKHDNGRHRGWYKDSAYERGYREGWNDRDDRRGGWGRGKGHGHGHHH; encoded by the coding sequence ATGTTCAGGTCACTGATTCTTGCAGCGGTATTACTGGCTTCGGCGCCGCTGATCGCCACTGCGGGCGAAATCACCCTGTTGCCATCAGTAAAATTACAAATTGGCGATCGTGACGACTACGGCAGATACTGGGACGGTGGCTACTGGCGCGACCGTGATTACTGGCATCGTCACTATGAGTGGCGCGGCGATCGCTGGTGGAAACATGATAACGGCAGACACCGCGGCTGGTATAAAGACAGCGCCTATGAGCGCGGTTACCGTGAAGGCTGGAACGATCGTGACGACCGTCGCGGCGGCTGGGGTCGCGGCAAAGGTCATGGTCACGGCCATCATCACTAA
- a CDS encoding Nramp family divalent metal transporter: protein MTNSRVEGSSGRAARKLRFALMGPAFIAAIGYIDPGNFATNIQAGASFGYKLLWVVVWANLMAMLIQMLSAKLGIATGKNLAEQIRDHYPRPAVWLYWVQAEIIAMATDLAEFIGAAIGFKLILGVSLLQGAVLTGIATFLILMLQRRGQKPLEKVIGGLLLFVAAAYIVELIFSQPNLAQLGKGMAIPSLPTSEAVFLAAGVLGATIMPHVIYLHSSLTQHLHGGTRKERYSATKWDVAIAMTIAGFVNLAMMATAAAAFHFNGHTGIADLDQAYLTLEPLLSHAAATIFGLSLVAAGLSSTVVGTLAGQVVMQGFVRFHIPLWVRRSVTMLPSFVVILMGLDPTRILVMSQVLLSFGIALALVPLLIFTSNKTLMGELVNSTLVKRTGWAIVVVVVALNLWLLVGTALGL from the coding sequence ATGACAAACAGTCGCGTAGAGGGTAGCAGTGGCAGAGCAGCGCGCAAGTTGCGGTTCGCATTAATGGGACCTGCGTTCATCGCTGCCATTGGTTATATCGATCCAGGTAACTTTGCGACCAATATTCAGGCCGGGGCCAGCTTCGGCTATAAGCTGCTCTGGGTGGTCGTCTGGGCAAACCTGATGGCGATGCTGATTCAGATGCTCTCCGCAAAGCTGGGGATTGCGACGGGCAAAAACCTGGCGGAGCAAATTCGCGACCATTATCCGCGTCCCGCGGTCTGGCTCTACTGGGTTCAGGCTGAAATCATCGCCATGGCCACTGACCTTGCTGAATTTATTGGCGCAGCGATTGGCTTTAAGCTGATTCTGGGTGTGTCGCTGTTGCAGGGGGCGGTCCTCACCGGGATTGCCACGTTCCTGATCCTGATGCTGCAGCGTCGGGGTCAAAAGCCGCTGGAGAAGGTCATTGGCGGTCTGCTGCTGTTTGTCGCGGCGGCCTATATCGTTGAGCTAATCTTCTCACAGCCGAATCTGGCGCAGCTCGGTAAAGGAATGGCGATCCCAAGCCTGCCGACCTCGGAAGCGGTGTTCCTGGCCGCCGGGGTGCTGGGGGCGACCATCATGCCGCATGTGATCTATCTCCACTCCTCGCTGACTCAGCATCTCCACGGTGGGACGCGTAAAGAACGTTACTCCGCCACCAAGTGGGACGTGGCGATCGCCATGACCATCGCGGGGTTTGTCAATCTGGCGATGATGGCTACTGCAGCCGCAGCTTTCCACTTTAACGGTCATACCGGTATTGCCGATCTCGACCAGGCGTATCTCACGCTGGAGCCGTTGCTGAGCCATGCTGCCGCCACGATATTTGGCCTTAGCCTGGTGGCTGCTGGTCTCTCTTCTACGGTGGTGGGTACGCTGGCAGGCCAGGTGGTGATGCAGGGGTTTGTCCGGTTCCATATTCCGCTGTGGGTTCGTCGTTCCGTCACCATGCTGCCGTCATTTGTGGTGATTCTGATGGGGCTCGACCCAACGCGAATTCTGGTCATGAGCCAGGTGCTGCTGAGTTTTGGTATTGCGCTGGCGCTGGTGCCGCTGCTGATCTTTACCAGCAACAAAACCCTGATGGGCGAGCTGGTCAACTCAACGCTGGTGAAACGAACCGGGTGGGCCATCGTGGTGGTGGTCGTTGCGCTGAACCTGTGGTTGTTAGTGGGAACCGCGCTGGGTCTTTAA
- a CDS encoding EAL domain-containing protein has translation MNRKTYNNVKIFIIALTLCLIAVPVSRYLSPRAIVNGHDVYLAWLPLSVMLAVILLFGRRAILPILLGFTVTNLFYINLALLQYSVLLFCQTFALFAACGLLRLMLGKRWRHSIPNKHIGLRIFWLGFIVPFGIKLSMYMAGYLFDFPVTISTYFGEGTVIYNVVDIQSLICAGLIFTMMFYYPLRMIINPRYAVTFWRRSVKPVFYHKNPLYIFVWLMLLGAILIILCGPFESPVIAGYLMPLIFILFTLAISRLTYALISLLWATSALLLLTYNYNFLNGVESGHSLSFILSVLISFAICLLYMSRIYQRSEWLKRGWQGRALTDPLTGLPNIRALEDYLEIHPDAKVCILRMDNLEFLSRHYGIIMRVHCKRTIATSLQPLLQKDETLFQLPGSELVLVLLGPGTAERLQHMVDRLNSRKIFWNNTGLDIEFGASWGMVENGEKLHHTLGQLSWLAEQACGEQNVLALTNSLEAASGQTTERVLMLARIKHALEAGQFHLYAQPIQKADGSGYYEILARMESEGEIFTPDRFIPLIAQFNLSHRFDMCIMEKLLLWLRDHPSTQAGTRFSVNLMPLTLMQKEVATEICALFERYGVAPQAVVIEITEEQAFSNSGTSINNIQQLRDYGFRIAIDDFGTGYANYERLRRLQADIIKIDGCFVKDICTDDMDAMIVQSMCNLAKAKSLCVVAEYVETPAQREMLLCFGVDYLQGYLIGKPKPLEELRA, from the coding sequence ATGAATAGAAAAACGTACAATAATGTAAAGATATTTATAATTGCCCTGACACTTTGTCTGATTGCGGTACCTGTCTCCCGTTATCTCTCTCCACGCGCAATTGTTAATGGTCATGACGTTTATTTAGCATGGCTGCCGCTCAGCGTGATGCTGGCGGTAATTCTGCTATTTGGGCGCAGGGCTATTCTTCCCATTTTGTTAGGTTTTACTGTCACTAATTTATTCTATATTAATTTAGCACTGCTACAATATTCAGTTTTGCTGTTCTGTCAGACCTTTGCGTTGTTCGCGGCCTGCGGTCTGCTACGCCTCATGCTGGGCAAGCGCTGGCGCCACTCCATCCCTAACAAGCACATCGGGCTACGTATATTCTGGCTCGGTTTTATTGTGCCATTTGGTATTAAGCTGTCGATGTATATGGCAGGCTATTTGTTTGATTTTCCGGTGACTATCTCAACCTATTTCGGCGAAGGAACGGTAATTTATAATGTTGTGGATATTCAAAGCCTGATATGTGCGGGGCTGATTTTTACCATGATGTTCTATTACCCATTAAGAATGATAATTAATCCTCGTTATGCCGTCACCTTCTGGCGGCGAAGCGTGAAGCCCGTGTTTTATCACAAGAATCCATTATATATTTTTGTCTGGCTGATGCTTTTAGGCGCCATTCTCATCATTTTATGTGGTCCTTTTGAATCACCGGTCATTGCGGGCTATTTGATGCCGCTGATTTTTATTCTTTTTACCCTGGCAATAAGCCGCCTGACCTATGCGTTGATTTCTCTGCTGTGGGCCACCTCAGCGCTCCTGCTGTTGACCTACAACTACAACTTCCTGAACGGGGTCGAATCGGGCCATTCACTCTCCTTTATCCTCTCCGTGCTGATTTCTTTCGCTATCTGCTTGCTTTACATGTCGCGCATTTACCAGCGCAGCGAGTGGCTGAAGCGGGGCTGGCAGGGCAGGGCGCTTACCGATCCCCTTACCGGTTTGCCCAATATTCGTGCGCTGGAAGATTATCTTGAGATTCACCCGGATGCCAAAGTGTGCATTCTGCGCATGGATAACCTGGAGTTTTTGAGCCGCCACTACGGGATTATCATGCGGGTCCACTGCAAACGTACGATCGCCACGTCGCTACAGCCACTTTTGCAGAAAGATGAGACGCTCTTCCAGCTTCCGGGAAGCGAACTGGTGCTGGTATTACTGGGGCCGGGAACCGCCGAGCGGCTCCAGCATATGGTCGATCGGCTGAACAGCCGTAAGATTTTCTGGAACAACACCGGGCTGGATATTGAATTTGGCGCATCCTGGGGAATGGTCGAAAACGGCGAAAAGCTGCATCACACGCTGGGACAGCTGAGCTGGCTGGCAGAGCAGGCCTGCGGAGAGCAAAACGTTCTCGCGCTCACGAATAGCCTTGAGGCGGCATCAGGACAAACGACAGAGCGTGTCCTGATGCTGGCGCGGATTAAGCATGCCCTTGAGGCGGGGCAGTTCCATTTATACGCGCAACCGATCCAGAAGGCGGACGGGAGCGGGTATTACGAAATCCTGGCGCGTATGGAGAGCGAGGGCGAGATCTTCACCCCTGACCGCTTTATTCCGCTGATTGCCCAGTTCAACCTCAGCCATCGGTTTGATATGTGCATTATGGAGAAATTACTGCTGTGGCTGCGCGATCACCCTTCAACACAGGCTGGCACCCGTTTCTCCGTCAATCTGATGCCGCTCACGCTGATGCAAAAAGAGGTGGCGACTGAGATTTGCGCGCTGTTTGAACGGTACGGCGTGGCACCTCAGGCCGTCGTGATTGAGATCACCGAGGAGCAGGCTTTTTCAAATTCAGGCACAAGTATCAACAATATTCAGCAGCTGCGGGATTACGGTTTCCGAATTGCCATAGATGATTTTGGTACTGGCTACGCCAACTACGAGCGCCTCAGACGCCTGCAGGCGGACATCATTAAAATTGACGGCTGCTTTGTGAAAGACATTTGTACAGACGACATGGATGCAATGATCGTCCAGTCGATGTGTAATCTGGCGAAGGCGAAATCGCTGTGCGTCGTCGCGGAATACGTCGAAACGCCGGCCCAGCGGGAGATGCTGCTTTGCTTTGGTGTGGATTACCTGCAGGGATACCTGATAGGCAAACCCAAACCGCTGGAAGAATTGCGGGCATAA
- the mgrA gene encoding L-glyceraldehyde 3-phosphate reductase, whose translation MGYQPDKNRYRTMEYRRCGRSGLRLPAISLGLWHNFGDTALIENSRQLLQRAFNLGITHFDLANNYGPPPGSAERNFGRILQEDFLPWRDELIISTKAGYTMWEGPYGDWGSRKYLLASLDQSLKRTGLEYVDIFYHHRPDPETPLQETMKALDHVVRQGKALYVGLSNYPSVLARQAIDILNDLGTPCLIHQPKYSLFERAPEAGLLDVLQEKGVGCIPFSPLAGGQLTNRYLNGIPADSRAASGSQFLKPDQLTEEKLEKVRKLNALAESRGQKLSQMALAWVLRHEEVTSVLIGASKAAQIDDAVGMLANRHFSAEELARIDAILGSSI comes from the coding sequence ATGGGTTATCAGCCGGACAAAAATCGTTACAGGACAATGGAGTATCGCCGCTGCGGGCGAAGCGGACTCAGGTTGCCTGCCATCTCGCTTGGGCTGTGGCATAACTTTGGTGACACCGCCCTTATCGAAAACAGCCGTCAACTTTTACAGCGTGCGTTCAATCTGGGCATTACACATTTCGACCTTGCCAACAACTATGGCCCGCCCCCCGGATCGGCCGAACGTAATTTCGGACGTATTTTGCAGGAGGATTTCCTGCCCTGGCGCGACGAGCTAATCATCTCCACCAAAGCGGGTTATACCATGTGGGAGGGGCCTTACGGCGACTGGGGGTCACGTAAATATCTGCTGGCAAGCCTCGATCAAAGCCTGAAGCGCACGGGGCTGGAGTATGTGGATATCTTCTATCATCACCGGCCAGATCCGGAAACGCCGCTGCAGGAAACCATGAAAGCGCTTGACCATGTGGTGCGTCAGGGGAAGGCTTTGTATGTCGGATTATCCAACTACCCGTCTGTTCTGGCTCGCCAGGCGATTGATATCCTTAATGACCTCGGGACGCCCTGCCTGATCCACCAGCCGAAATACTCCCTCTTTGAACGTGCGCCGGAAGCGGGGCTGCTGGACGTGTTGCAGGAAAAAGGAGTCGGCTGTATTCCCTTCTCGCCGCTGGCCGGCGGGCAACTGACCAATCGCTATCTGAACGGCATACCCGCAGACTCACGCGCGGCAAGCGGCAGTCAGTTCCTTAAACCCGATCAGCTCACCGAAGAGAAGCTGGAGAAAGTCAGGAAGCTGAATGCCCTGGCAGAAAGCCGCGGCCAGAAGCTGTCCCAGATGGCGCTGGCCTGGGTATTACGCCATGAGGAAGTGACGTCGGTGCTGATTGGGGCAAGTAAAGCGGCTCAGATTGATGACGCCGTAGGGATGCTGGCAAACCGCCATTTCTCTGCGGAAGAGTTGGCCCGTATAGACGCGATCCTGGGCAGCTCAATATAA
- a CDS encoding YfeC-like transcriptional regulator yields the protein MKKLRSKMTTEELAESLGVARQTVNRWVRQQGWKTEGLNGVKGGRARLIHVDARVKEHIMSLPAIRNRQAVYHLAEATSAYNAPSANLFPGIIETLESMTAAEQKRLDTFLKREGIHGFLKRLGIAEEEA from the coding sequence ATGAAAAAATTACGGAGCAAAATGACCACGGAAGAGCTGGCGGAGAGTTTGGGCGTTGCCAGGCAAACGGTTAATCGCTGGGTTCGCCAGCAGGGCTGGAAAACAGAAGGACTCAACGGCGTGAAAGGCGGCCGCGCGCGGCTCATTCATGTCGATGCGCGCGTGAAGGAACACATTATGAGTCTCCCGGCGATTCGCAACCGTCAGGCGGTATACCATCTCGCGGAGGCCACCTCCGCCTACAATGCCCCCTCTGCAAACCTGTTTCCGGGCATAATTGAGACGCTGGAGAGTATGACTGCAGCAGAGCAGAAGCGTCTGGACACCTTCCTGAAGCGCGAAGGCATTCACGGCTTTCTTAAGCGTCTGGGTATTGCAGAAGAAGAAGCATAA
- a CDS encoding NupC/NupG family nucleoside CNT transporter codes for MDRVLHFVLALVVVTALALLVSTDRKKIRIRYVVQLLVIEVLLAWFFLNSNVGLGFVKGFSEMFEKLLGFANEGTNFVFGKMNDEGLAFFFLKVLCPIVFISALIGILQHIRVLPFVIRGIGFLLSKVNGMGKLESFNAVSSLILGQSENFIAYKDILGKMSRNRMYTMAATAMSTVSMSIVGAYMTMLEPKYVVAALVLNMFSTFIVLSLINPYRVDASEENIQMSNLHEGQSFFEMLGEYILAGFKVAIIVAAMLIGFIALISALNALFAAVLGISFQGILGYIFYPVAWVMGVPAHEALQVGSIMATKLVSNEFVAMMDLQKIASTLSPRAEGILSVFLVSFANFSSIGIIAGAIKGLNEEQGNVVSRFGLKLVYGSTLVSVLSASIAALVL; via the coding sequence ATGGACCGCGTCCTTCATTTTGTCCTGGCACTTGTTGTCGTTACTGCACTCGCATTGCTGGTCAGCACAGACCGCAAAAAAATTCGTATTCGTTATGTTGTCCAACTGCTGGTCATTGAAGTTTTACTTGCGTGGTTCTTCCTGAACTCCAACGTAGGCCTCGGCTTCGTGAAAGGCTTCTCCGAAATGTTCGAAAAACTGCTCGGGTTCGCCAATGAAGGGACCAACTTTGTCTTCGGTAAAATGAACGACGAAGGTCTGGCGTTCTTCTTCCTGAAGGTTCTCTGCCCTATCGTCTTCATCTCCGCGCTGATCGGTATTCTGCAGCACATCCGCGTTCTGCCGTTCGTGATTCGTGGAATTGGTTTCCTGTTATCCAAAGTGAACGGCATGGGTAAGCTGGAATCCTTCAACGCCGTCAGTTCCCTGATCCTCGGTCAGTCTGAGAACTTCATCGCGTATAAAGATATTCTCGGCAAGATGTCCCGCAACCGTATGTACACCATGGCGGCAACCGCAATGTCTACCGTTTCCATGTCTATCGTGGGCGCGTATATGACCATGCTGGAACCAAAATACGTGGTGGCTGCGCTGGTACTGAACATGTTCAGCACCTTTATCGTTCTGTCGCTGATCAACCCGTACCGCGTTGACGCCAGCGAAGAGAACATCCAGATGTCTAACCTGCACGAAGGCCAGAGCTTCTTCGAAATGCTGGGTGAATACATCCTGGCCGGTTTCAAAGTCGCGATTATCGTTGCCGCCATGCTGATCGGCTTCATTGCGCTGATTTCTGCACTGAACGCCCTGTTCGCCGCGGTGCTGGGTATCTCCTTCCAGGGCATTCTGGGCTACATCTTCTACCCAGTTGCATGGGTGATGGGTGTTCCGGCTCACGAAGCGCTGCAGGTGGGCAGTATCATGGCAACCAAACTGGTTTCTAACGAATTCGTTGCGATGATGGATCTGCAGAAAATTGCCAGCACGCTTTCTCCACGCGCGGAAGGTATTCTGTCCGTGTTCCTGGTCTCCTTCGCGAACTTCTCGTCTATCGGTATCATCGCCGGTGCGATTAAGGGTCTGAACGAAGAGCAGGGTAACGTGGTTTCTCGCTTTGGCCTGAAGCTGGTTTACGGCTCTACGCTGGTGAGCGTCCTGTCCGCATCTATCGCGGCACTGGTTCTGTAA